In Rhodothermia bacterium, the sequence TTTGGAAAATGGAAAATCCAGATCAGATGGTGGAGCGCTTTCGGGAAATTCCATTGCTCTATGTAGCAGATGGTCACCACCGCTGTAAAGCAGCAAGCCGTGCCGTAGAAGCGGTGAAGCCAGTGGTAGGTGCGGAAATTAACTTCTTTCCGGCAGTGCTTTTCCCGATGGATCAAATGGCCATTTTACCGTACAACCGCATCGTTTATAACATCCCGATGATGGTAACGGATTTTCTGGCGGCTTTAAAAGCCTTTAACTTGCGTGAAAATGCCTCTCCAGTGCCTGAAAAGAAGGGCGATGTTTCTGTCTTGGTCAATGGCAAATGGTATGGCATCACGTTGCCGGAAACCAAAGGAACCTCGGTGGCCGATACTTTGGACGTGGCCTTGTTAGGGGAATTTGTCTTGGAACCGTTATTGCAAATAAAAAATCCCAGAACCGACAAAAACATCAACTTTGTGGGCGGCATTCGGGGAACGGCAGAATTGGAGAAACTGGTATCGGAAGGAACTGCTCAAGTCGCCTTCTCCATGTATCCCACCCAGATCGAGGAACTCTTGGCCGTTTCCGATGCCGGTTTGCTGATGCCCCCTAAATCCACTTGGTTTGAGCCAAAACTCCGAAGTGGGCTTTTGGTACACGAATTTTAGGACATCTTAAGTCATTCATTCATAATCTATTACGAATAATAAAATGGGCAAACGATTGTTTAACTTTTCTGCAGGCCCGGGCGCATTGCCGGAAAGCGTGATGTTGGAAGTGAAAGACGAATTACCCGTTTACGGAAATACGGGTGCTTCTGTCATGGAAATCAGCCATCGGTCGGCGGCATACAAGGGCATTAACGCATCCGCGATCGAGCGCCTAAGACGGCTTCTCGGCGTTGGGGAGGAGTGGCATGTTATGTTTTTGCAAGGCGGTGCGTCTATGCAATTCTTGCAAGTTCCGATGAACTTCCTGCGTGCGGACGAAACAGCAGGGTACTTACTGACGGGCGCATGGGCTAAAAAAGCCATGAAGGAAGCCAAAGCCATTGGTAAGGTGCATGTTTATGCCTCCAGTGACGACCAAAACTTTAACTATATCCCAGACCAAGCGGGCTGGTCGCACAATGAGGCTGCACGCTACGTTCATTACACCTCCAATAATACCATTTTTGGAACAGAATTCCACTTTACGCCCGATGTAAAAGGCTTGCCCTTGGTCTGTGATGCGTCTTCAAGTTTCCTCAGCCGCCCAATAGACATGGCGTCTCATGCGCTGATCTACGCGGGTGCGCAGAAAAACATTGGTCCGGCCGGGGCAACGGCTGTATTGGTACGTGAAGAGTTCTTGCAAACCAGAAATTCAGGGGTTTCTACCATGTTGGATTATGGCACTCATGTGGCAGACCTTTATAATACGCCACCTGTTTTTGCCGTTTATATTATCGAGAAGGTGCTTAAGTGGTTGGAGGAAAAAGGCGGCCTTGCTGTTATGG encodes:
- a CDS encoding DUF1015 domain-containing protein → MAILHPFRAYRPTPEVAAEVACVPYDVINTAEARALALGNPLSFLHIIRPEINLPEGTDEHEDVVYETGAEKLSVWKSIPNTLQEAEPSLYVYRLVMNGRAQTGIFGCVAVSDYDNGVILRHELTRPDKEDDRTRHILTQSAHAEPVMLTFRTDESVGEMIANVQRSEPIYDFIASDGIAHTVWKMENPDQMVERFREIPLLYVADGHHRCKAASRAVEAVKPVVGAEINFFPAVLFPMDQMAILPYNRIVYNIPMMVTDFLAALKAFNLRENASPVPEKKGDVSVLVNGKWYGITLPETKGTSVADTLDVALLGEFVLEPLLQIKNPRTDKNINFVGGIRGTAELEKLVSEGTAQVAFSMYPTQIEELLAVSDAGLLMPPKSTWFEPKLRSGLLVHEF
- the serC gene encoding 3-phosphoserine/phosphohydroxythreonine transaminase; translated protein: MGKRLFNFSAGPGALPESVMLEVKDELPVYGNTGASVMEISHRSAAYKGINASAIERLRRLLGVGEEWHVMFLQGGASMQFLQVPMNFLRADETAGYLLTGAWAKKAMKEAKAIGKVHVYASSDDQNFNYIPDQAGWSHNEAARYVHYTSNNTIFGTEFHFTPDVKGLPLVCDASSSFLSRPIDMASHALIYAGAQKNIGPAGATAVLVREEFLQTRNSGVSTMLDYGTHVADLYNTPPVFAVYIIEKVLKWLEEKGGLAVMEKENIAKADQLYAALEATDFYRPTARPDSRSRMNVTFRLADENLEAKFVSEAKANGMTDLKGHRSVGGIRASIYNACPPEAVNALVDFMREFERTNG